AAACCGAAGGCTTTTCTCATGGTGAGTTTCGCCTTGAGGTTCATACCCTCCACCGCGCCACTGGAAAGCCGCCCTTTGGCCTTGAACCAGTTGAGGATCAGCGGCTTGTGGCTGCGCAGCATCCGGGCTACTTTCTTCATCGGCTCCAAGTCGGTTTGAAGTGCCCGGGTCACCCAGTTGTCGAGGAACTTTCCCGCGAAGTCGGGGCGTTGATAGTCCCAGAACCGCTGGAAATCCTC
Above is a genomic segment from Desulfuromonas thiophila containing:
- a CDS encoding transposase encodes the protein EDFQRFWDYQRPDFAGKFLDNWVTRALQTDLEPMKKVARMLRSHKPLILNWFKAKGRLSSGAVEGMNLKAKLTMRKAFGFKTLKCLQIALYHELGKLPEPEYLHRFC